The window CGCAATTCTGGATCGCGCCGGTCTGCTGCTCGAAAGCACCGGGAAAGGCGCCCTTCTCATGTCCGAACAGGACCGATTCCAGGCTGCTCGCCGGGACGCCGGCAATGTTGAGCATGCGAAACTCGGTCTTGGCGCGGGGGGAGGCTCCATGCATGGCGCGCACCAGCATCTCCTTGCCCGTGCCGCTTTCGCCTTCGATCAGCACATGCCCATGGCCGCGCGCAGCCTTCGCCGCCTTTGCCAGCGCATCGCGGAACGGTGTGGCGGTGCCGACCATCGCGTCAAAATCAAGGTCGCCGTCAAACTTCTCGGCGAGCGGCGTCAATTCATCGCGCGGCGTCTCCCGCGTCGTCGCATTGCGCAGTGCCTGCATCAGGCGATCGGGGGCGACAGGTTTGACGAGGTAATCTGTGGCCCCGGCACGCATCGCTTCGACAGCAAGATGCGGGCTGGTGCTGGTGGTGAGCATGAGGATCGGCAGCGCAGGGCGGCGTTCCTTGAGCTCGGCAATCAGCTCACAGGCGCGTTCACCGGGCACCCATTGGTCGAGGATGATGGCGGAAAGCTGCATGCCCTGCCGCGTACCGAGCGTGGCGATGGCGGTCTCGCTGTCACCGACAACGAGCGTGCGCCAGCCTTCGCGTCCCGCAAGCGCGGAAACGAGCCGGCTTTGCGCCGGTTCATCGTCAATCAGCATCAGCAGGCGCTGTTCAGCCTCGGCCATTCATTTTCACCCAAAAAAGGGGCCCGACAACGGGCGTTGAACGATCTTGCTATCAGCGATTTGTAAAAAGGCGATTAAGCGCGTTCGACAAGAAATGGGCGGGCTTGAGCGGAGCGGACTTGCCCTTTAGGCACTTCGCCATCTAAGGAATTGGCCAACATCTCTTGGCTCCCAGAAAGGCTACAGGAATTACAATGAGCAATCCGCACGATATGAAGGCCGCAAAAGGCACCTATGCGAGCTTCATCAGCATGACGAAGTGGTCGATCCCGGTGATCGCGATCATCGTGTTCATCGTCGTCCTGCTGATTTCCTGAGCCGGACTGAAGAGAGCGGATGCGGATAGCGGTTCTGAAAGAGCAGGCAGCAGGCGAAACCCGCGTCGCTGCCACCCCGGAAACGGTCAAGAAACTGAGCGCGCTTGGCGCGACGGTGGCCGTTGAAGAAGGCGCCGGTATCCGCGCCACCATTACGGACGATGCCTATCGCGATGCGGGCGCGGAGCTTGGCTCTGCCGCTGCCGTGGTGAAAGACGCGGACATCGTGATGGGCGTGCAGGCGCCCGATGTTGCGGCACTTTCCGGCGCGAAAAAAGGCGCGTGGGTCGCGGCGACTTTCGATCCCTTCGGCCAGAAAGACCGTGTCGAGGCCTATGCCAAGGCAGGTCTCGAGGCGCTGGCGATGGAATTCATGCCGCGCATCACCCGCGCGCAGAGCATGGACGTTCTCTCCAGCCAGTCCAACCTGTCCGGCTACAAAGCGGTGATTGCCGCAGCGGATCTTTACGGCCGCGCCTTCCCGATGATGATGACCGCCGCTGGCACCGTCAGCGCGGCAAAGGTCTTCGTCATGGGCGTCGGCGTTGCTGGCCTACAGGCCATCGCCACGGCCAAGCGCTTGGGTGCGCAGGTGAGCGCGACGGATGTCCGCTCGGCCACCAAGGAACAGATCCAGTCGCTGGGCGCCAAGCCGATCTTCGTCGAGAATGTCGAGGGGATCGAGGGTGAGGGCAGCGGCGGCTATGCCACCGAAATGAGCGAGGAATACCAGAAGGCGCAGGCCGAGCTGGTCAGCAGCCATATCGCAAAGCAGGACATCGTGATCACTACTGCGCTTATCCCGGGCCGCGCTGCGCCGCGCCTGATCAGCGATGCGCAGATCGCGACCATGCGCCAGGGCAGCGTGATCTTCGATCTTGCCGTCGCGCAGGGTGGCAATGTTGAAGGCAGTGTTGCCGACGAAGTGGTCGAACAGCACGGTGTGAAAATCATGGGCTTTTCCAACACGCCCGCGCATCTGGCCGCCGATGCGAGCGCGCTGTTCAGCCGGAATTTGTTCAACTTCCTCAACGCCTTTTGGGACGAAGAGAAGAAAGCACCTGAACTCGATGAAGAGATCGGCGACGCGATCCGCCTGACCAAGGACGGCGCGATCGTGAATGAGAGGCTGCAGGGGTGAGGGGGGCATTCCTCGCCTTTGCTCTCGCGCTGAGCACTGCGCCTGCCGTGGCGCAGGATGAGGGCGAAGGAGAGCCACCACACCCGATGGAAGGCCAATGGACCGTTGACCTGCGTTTGAACCTTGGCGACGAGCCTTATTCGCAGCCAATGGTGCTTCGCTTTTCACATGCGAACCAGGTGACCGGCGAGTTCTATGGATCGGCAATCGAGGCAGGGCAGCTCGGCAGCGGGCAGGGGCGTGACTGCATAGCGTTTCGCACAAGCGACAATTCCGGAGTGTATCAGCATTCAGCCTGCTTGATTGGCGCGGTGCTGGTGGGGCAAAGCTGGTCGGAGGGGCGGGGTTTTGTCCTGCCATGGACCGCAACAAAGGACTGACATGGACTTCATTTCGATCCTCTCGATTTTCGTGCTGGCGTGTTTCGTCGGCTATTACGTGGTCTGGTCGGTCACGCCCGCGCTGCATACGCCGCTGATGGCGGTGACCAATGCGATTTCTTCGGTGATTATCGTTGGCGGGTTGATTGCGGCTGCCGCAGCGGAAGTGGCTTCGGCGAAATGGCTTGGGCTTGCGGCCGTGGTGCTCGCCAGCGTGAACATCTTCGGCGGTTTCGCCGTCACAGAGCGGATGCTCGCCATGTACAAGAAGAAGGATAAGTGATGACCTTTTCCTTCCTTGCCATCGCCACTGCTCCCCAGCCTGATGCCCCGACACTGGCAGATTGCACGCCCGAAATGAGCGCTGCGGAATGCAACGACATGCTGACCTGGTATGATGATGCAAGTGTCCAAGTCGCCGACGGCGCTGCCGCTCATGGTGCGGTGAACCCTTGGGTGGCGCTTGCTTATCTCGCGGCTGGGGTCTTTTTCATTCTCGCGCTGCGCGGACTTTCCAGCCCGCAAACTAGCCGCACGGGCAACCGCTTCGGTATGATCGGCATGGCCATCGCCGTCATCACGACCTTGGTGACGCACGATATCGCGAATATCGCAGAGATCGGAATAGCAATTGCGATCGGCGGGATCATCGGTTTCACGATCGCTCGCAAGATCGCCATGACGGCGATGCCCGAACTGGTTGCGGCGTTTCACTCGCTTGTCGGCCTCGCGGCCGTGCTGGTGGGGTGGGCTGCCTATCTCAACCCGGATGCCTTCGGACTGCTGTTGGGTGACAGTATCGGTGCGGTTAGCAAGGTCGAAATGGGCCTCGGCATCGCCATCGGTGCAATCACTTTTTCGGGCTCTGTCATCGCTTTTGCCAAGCTGAGCGGAAAGATGAGCGGATCGCCGATCCTGCTTCCCGCACGCCACCTGATCAATCTGGGCGCGCTGGCAGCAATCGTGGTACTCACCGCAATGTTCGCCATGGCGACCGGGCCGGAAGAGACGTTCCCGCTGATCGTTGCGATCACGGTGCTTGCCTTCGCGATCGGCTTCCTGCTGATCATCCCCATCGGCGGAGCGGACATGCCGGTCGTCGTGTCCATGCTGAACAGCTATTCTGGATGGGCGGCGGCTGCGATGGGCTTTACGCTCGGCAATACCGCGATGATCATCACCGGCGCGCTGGTGGGCGCATCGGGCGCGATCCTCAGCTACATCATGTGCAAGGCGATGAACCGCAGCTTCATCAGTGTGATTGCCGGCGGATTTGGCGCGGATAGCGGCGGAAGTGATGGCGGCGAGCCGCGCGAACAGCGCCCCTATAAACAGGGCAGCGCAGCGGACGCCGCCTTCATGCTGGAGCAGGCTGAAAAGGTCATCATCATTCCGGGGTACGGTATGGCGGTGGCGCAGGCTCAGCATGCCTTGCGCGAAATGACGGACCTGCTGGAAGAGAAGGGGGTAGAGGTCAAATTCGCCATCCACCCCGTTGCCGGACGTATGCCGGGGCATATGAATGTGCTGCTGGCCGAAGCTTCTGTCGATTATGACAAGGTCTTCGAATTAGAGGATATCAACAGCGAGTTCTCGCAGGCCGACGTCGCGTTCATCATCGGCGCGAACGATGTGGTGAATCCGGCGGCCAAGTCGGACAAGTCCAGCCCCATCTACGGCATGCCGGTGTTCGATGTGGATAAGGCCAAGCAGGTTTTCTTCATCAAGCGCAGCATGGGCGGTGTCGGCTATGCCGGGGTCGACAACGATGTGTTCTACATGGACCAGACGATGATGCTGCTCTCCGATGCCAAGAAGATGGTCGAAGAGATCAACAAGGCGCTGGATGATTAGGGTTAAGTGGCTGGTGTCGCCGACGCAGCCTCGCTAATCGCCTGTCGAACAGTGATCACAGGGGCAGAACTTTGCGCAAGCTAGGCATGATTGGCGGGATGAGCTGGGTCTCGACCCACCGCTATTACGAACGCATAAACCGGCAGATTCAGCGCGATGTCGACCCGCGCGCTTCTGCGCCGCTGCTGATCGAAAGCCTGGATTTTGCGCAGATCTACCAGTTGGACACATCTGAAGACTGGCAGCGCGGTGCGAAAGTTCTGATCGATTCCGCCAAGCGCCTCGCCAATGCCGGGGCGGAGCAGCTGATCATCTGCGCCAATTCCATGCACAAGGTCTATCGCGAAGTGCAGGCGGAGGTCGACGTGCCGATCCTGCATATTGCCGAATGCGTGGGGGAGCGCATGGCGGCAGATGGCGTCAAACAAGCCGCGCTGATCGGCAGCCGCAATGTCATGACCGAAGGCTTCTACCGCCGCAGGCTGGTGGCGCATGGCGTCGACTTGCTGCCGCCCGAAATGGGCGATGCCGATGAGCTCAACCGCATCATTTATGAAGAGCTGATGGTGGGCAAGGCGCGCAAGGATTCGGAGCGCACGCTCAAGAGCATGTTCTCCCGGTTGGAGAATGACGGCGCCAAGGCCATCGTTCTCGCGAATACGGAGCTGGAACTGCTCGTCGACGTGAATGCCAATGTCTTGCCCATTTACGATTGCATGCGCATCCATGCCGATGCCGCGGCGAAATGGATTATCGGCGGATAAGCGCGGCCAGATGCGCCGGTGATGCGGCAATTCTGCGGCGTTCCTGCCCTGTTCCCGTTGTCAGATAGCGGCCATTTGCTTAGCGAGCATGGCCATGTCACGCGCGCCCTATGCAGCCGATCCCGCCGCCAGTCGCGGGCGCGAATTTCTCCAACCCGGCCACACCGCACGCGGTCCGCGCAGCGCCTTCCAGCGCGACCGGGACAGGATTATCCACTCGATTGCCTTCCGCCGCCTGGCGGGCAAGACGCAGGTCTTTATCGCTCCCGATGGTGACCACTATCGCGTCCGTTTGACGCATAGCCTTGAAGTCGCGCAGATCGGCCGCGTCGTAGCGCGCAACCTCGGCCTCGACGAGGATCTGACGGAAGCTCTGTGCCTGGCGCATGATCTGGGTCATCCGCCTTTCGGCCATTCGGGCGAGGAGGCTCTGGATGCAGCGCTGAAACCGCGCGGCGGCTTCGATCACAACTGGCATACGCTGCGCACCGTGATGCGGCTCGACAGCCCATATATCGGGATTCAAGGGCTCAACCTCAGTTGGGAAGTGCTGGAAGGGCTCGCCAAACACAATGGCCCGGTCGATAATCCGCAATGGGCTCTCGCCGAACTCAACGCCGCCGTGCCGCTGGATCTCTCGCTCTGGCCCTCGCTGGAGGCGCAGGTCGCTGCGCTGGCGGACGATATCGCCTACGATAATCACGATATCGATGATGGCGTGCGGGCCGGCCTTCTCGATCTCGACGATTTGCTGACGCTCGATTTCCTCGCCGATCTTTGGCGCGAGGTGGAAGGTCGCTTCCCCCGCGCAACGCAGACCGAATTGTTGCGCGAATTCACCCGCACGCAGATCGGCGTGATGGTCAATGATTTGCTGGAGACGACCCGCGAAGGGCTGAAGGGCGTGGACACCATAGAACAGGTGCGCGGCGCGGGCGGTCCCATCGCGCGCTTCTCGCCCGAAATGGCGCAGCAGGAACGACAGCTGAAACGCTTCATGTATGACCGCCTCTATCACCACGAAGAGCAGATGCGCACTGCCGACAGAGCCAAGGATGTAATCGCGCGGCTCTATGCCGCCTATGACCAGCAGCCTGACCTGATGAATGCCGAGTGGCACGGCAATCTGCCCGGTGACCAACCCGCGCGTGGTCGCCACATCGCGGACTATATCGCGGGCATGACCGACTATTTCGCCATCCGCCAATATGCGAAGATTTTCGGCAACGTACCGGAGGGCCTCTCAAATGTCTGAAGCGGTTGCCACGAGAAAGCGCGTCCTGTTGGTCGGCGCGACCGGCCTTGTCGGGCGCAATGTCATCGCGCGGTCGATCGATATGCCAAAGCTTGCGCTGCAGGGTCTCGCGAGAAGCGAAATGCAATTTCCCGACGGTGCGCGGATGGAACTGGTGCTTGCCGATAGCGAGGACTGGGGCGAAGTCGTGAGGATGATCGAGCCGGATACCGTGATTTGTGCGCTCGGCACCACGATCAAGAAGGCGGGTAGTGAAGAGGCGTTCCGCGCCGTCGATCATGATCTTGTGATGGACGTCGCACGCGCGGCCAAAGCGGGCGGGGCGACGGGCTTTGTGCATGTTTCATCGGTCGGTGCGGATACCGGAACGCGCAATTTTTACCTGCGCACCAAGGGCGAGGTCGAGCGGGACCTGAAGGCGCTGAAATTCCGGCGGCTCGATATCCTGCGGCCCGG is drawn from Aurantiacibacter sp. MUD61 and contains these coding sequences:
- a CDS encoding sigma-54-dependent transcriptional regulator; the encoded protein is MAEAEQRLLMLIDDEPAQSRLVSALAGREGWRTLVVGDSETAIATLGTRQGMQLSAIILDQWVPGERACELIAELKERRPALPILMLTTSTSPHLAVEAMRAGATDYLVKPVAPDRLMQALRNATTRETPRDELTPLAEKFDGDLDFDAMVGTATPFRDALAKAAKAARGHGHVLIEGESGTGKEMLVRAMHGASPRAKTEFRMLNIAGVPASSLESVLFGHEKGAFPGAFEQQTGAIQNCDGGTLVLDEIDRLSMDLQDRLAEVIETGQVKPLGAQYAFKVDIRIIAASNLPLADLVATGHFREQLLTALSRTSIELPPLRKRSEDVPALTRHFLGRIGEQPGLRPLGITDDALRLLSAFDWPGNVRQLQAVLFRAAVFCDGDALTTEDFPQLREIVGECEAPATPMRESAGVQLYCEDGNLRPLEDIEADVIRLAIGHYRGRMTEVARRLGIGRSTLYRKLSDLGIDNAA
- a CDS encoding aa3-type cytochrome c oxidase subunit IV, whose translation is MSNPHDMKAAKGTYASFISMTKWSIPVIAIIVFIVVLLIS
- a CDS encoding NAD(P) transhydrogenase subunit alpha encodes the protein MRIAVLKEQAAGETRVAATPETVKKLSALGATVAVEEGAGIRATITDDAYRDAGAELGSAAAVVKDADIVMGVQAPDVAALSGAKKGAWVAATFDPFGQKDRVEAYAKAGLEALAMEFMPRITRAQSMDVLSSQSNLSGYKAVIAAADLYGRAFPMMMTAAGTVSAAKVFVMGVGVAGLQAIATAKRLGAQVSATDVRSATKEQIQSLGAKPIFVENVEGIEGEGSGGYATEMSEEYQKAQAELVSSHIAKQDIVITTALIPGRAAPRLISDAQIATMRQGSVIFDLAVAQGGNVEGSVADEVVEQHGVKIMGFSNTPAHLAADASALFSRNLFNFLNAFWDEEKKAPELDEEIGDAIRLTKDGAIVNERLQG
- a CDS encoding NAD(P) transhydrogenase subunit alpha; this encodes MDFISILSIFVLACFVGYYVVWSVTPALHTPLMAVTNAISSVIIVGGLIAAAAAEVASAKWLGLAAVVLASVNIFGGFAVTERMLAMYKKKDK
- a CDS encoding NAD(P)(+) transhydrogenase (Re/Si-specific) subunit beta, whose translation is MLTWYDDASVQVADGAAAHGAVNPWVALAYLAAGVFFILALRGLSSPQTSRTGNRFGMIGMAIAVITTLVTHDIANIAEIGIAIAIGGIIGFTIARKIAMTAMPELVAAFHSLVGLAAVLVGWAAYLNPDAFGLLLGDSIGAVSKVEMGLGIAIGAITFSGSVIAFAKLSGKMSGSPILLPARHLINLGALAAIVVLTAMFAMATGPEETFPLIVAITVLAFAIGFLLIIPIGGADMPVVVSMLNSYSGWAAAAMGFTLGNTAMIITGALVGASGAILSYIMCKAMNRSFISVIAGGFGADSGGSDGGEPREQRPYKQGSAADAAFMLEQAEKVIIIPGYGMAVAQAQHALREMTDLLEEKGVEVKFAIHPVAGRMPGHMNVLLAEASVDYDKVFELEDINSEFSQADVAFIIGANDVVNPAAKSDKSSPIYGMPVFDVDKAKQVFFIKRSMGGVGYAGVDNDVFYMDQTMMLLSDAKKMVEEINKALDD
- a CDS encoding aspartate/glutamate racemase family protein, yielding MRKLGMIGGMSWVSTHRYYERINRQIQRDVDPRASAPLLIESLDFAQIYQLDTSEDWQRGAKVLIDSAKRLANAGAEQLIICANSMHKVYREVQAEVDVPILHIAECVGERMAADGVKQAALIGSRNVMTEGFYRRRLVAHGVDLLPPEMGDADELNRIIYEELMVGKARKDSERTLKSMFSRLENDGAKAIVLANTELELLVDVNANVLPIYDCMRIHADAAAKWIIGG
- a CDS encoding deoxyguanosinetriphosphate triphosphohydrolase; its protein translation is MSRAPYAADPAASRGREFLQPGHTARGPRSAFQRDRDRIIHSIAFRRLAGKTQVFIAPDGDHYRVRLTHSLEVAQIGRVVARNLGLDEDLTEALCLAHDLGHPPFGHSGEEALDAALKPRGGFDHNWHTLRTVMRLDSPYIGIQGLNLSWEVLEGLAKHNGPVDNPQWALAELNAAVPLDLSLWPSLEAQVAALADDIAYDNHDIDDGVRAGLLDLDDLLTLDFLADLWREVEGRFPRATQTELLREFTRTQIGVMVNDLLETTREGLKGVDTIEQVRGAGGPIARFSPEMAQQERQLKRFMYDRLYHHEEQMRTADRAKDVIARLYAAYDQQPDLMNAEWHGNLPGDQPARGRHIADYIAGMTDYFAIRQYAKIFGNVPEGLSNV
- a CDS encoding NAD(P)H-binding protein, coding for MSEAVATRKRVLLVGATGLVGRNVIARSIDMPKLALQGLARSEMQFPDGARMELVLADSEDWGEVVRMIEPDTVICALGTTIKKAGSEEAFRAVDHDLVMDVARAAKAGGATGFVHVSSVGADTGTRNFYLRTKGEVERDLKALKFRRLDILRPGLLRGKRQGDTRFLEGLGQLLAPIMDLFLQGSWSKYRSIRASDLAAAALQCVWEKPAGQFVHEHEGLKRLIAKLEKFEGGGK